In one window of Haloimpatiens sp. FM7315 DNA:
- the codY gene encoding GTP-sensing pleiotropic transcriptional regulator CodY: MASLLEKTRKINKILQKTGTEPVAFDDICKILSEVLDCNVYVISRKGKILGHNFSSGFECDVINEKILKENRFSDEYNNRLLEYKETMAASSDEGVCSFDLEKSCGMDSKVNIIVPIVGNRERLGTLLLGRFDKNFTDDDLVLAEYSATIVGMEILRSKQDEIESEARKKAVVQLAIGTLSYSELEAVEHIFNELDGNEGLLVASKIADKVGITRSVIVNALRKFESAGVIESRSLGMKGTHIKILNEKLLDELKKIK; this comes from the coding sequence ATGGCATCGTTACTAGAAAAAACACGTAAGATAAATAAAATATTACAAAAAACAGGAACAGAGCCTGTGGCATTTGATGATATATGTAAAATTTTAAGCGAAGTTCTAGACTGCAATGTTTATGTAATAAGCAGAAAAGGAAAAATATTAGGACACAATTTTTCAAGTGGATTTGAATGTGATGTAATAAATGAAAAAATATTAAAAGAAAACAGATTTTCAGATGAATACAATAATAGATTACTAGAATATAAGGAAACAATGGCGGCTTCATCTGATGAGGGAGTTTGTTCATTTGATTTAGAAAAGTCATGTGGAATGGATAGTAAAGTTAATATAATAGTTCCTATAGTTGGAAATAGAGAAAGATTAGGTACGTTATTGTTAGGACGATTTGATAAAAACTTTACTGATGATGATTTAGTATTAGCTGAATATAGTGCTACTATTGTAGGTATGGAAATTCTTAGATCTAAACAAGATGAAATTGAATCTGAGGCTAGGAAAAAAGCGGTAGTTCAACTTGCAATTGGCACATTATCTTATTCTGAGCTAGAAGCTGTAGAGCATATCTTTAATGAATTAGATGGAAATGAAGGTTTACTTGTAGCTTCTAAGATTGCTGATAAAGTTGGTATAACTAGGTCTGTAATCGTAAATGCACTAAGAAAATTTGAAAGTGCTGGAGTAATTGAATCTAGATCTTTAGGTATGAAGGGCACTCATATCAAAATATTAAATGAGAAATTACTAGATGAATTAAAGAAAATAAAATAA